In Equus caballus isolate H_3958 breed thoroughbred chromosome 7, TB-T2T, whole genome shotgun sequence, one DNA window encodes the following:
- the SLC37A4 gene encoding glucose-6-phosphate exchanger SLC37A4 isoform X4, whose amino-acid sequence MAAQGYSYYRAVIFLAMFGGYSLYYFNRKTFSFVMPSVVEEIPLDKDDLGLITSSQSAAYAISKFVSGVLSDQMSARWLFSSGLLLVGLVNIVFSWSSTVPVFAALWFLNGLAQGLGWPPCGKVLRKWFEPSQFGTWWAILSTSMNLAGGLGPILATILAQSYSWRSTLALSGALCVVVSFLCLLLIHNEPADVGLRNLDPTPSKGKKGSLKEESTLRELLLSPYLWVLSTGYLVVFGVKTCCTDWGQFFLIQEKGQSALVGSSYMSALEVGGLIGSIAAGYLSDRAMAKAGLSIYGNPRHGLLLFMMAGMTVSMYLFRVTVTSDSPKDVAFWTPALHPLAELTGFTEHELWILVLGAVFGFSSYGPIALFGVIANESAPPNLCGTSHAVVGLMANVGGFLAGLPFSTIAKHYSWSTAFWVAEVICAASTAAFFLLRNIRTKMGRVPKKAE is encoded by the exons ATGGCAGCCCAAGGCTACAGCTATTACCGCGCTGTGATCTTCTTGGCCATGTTTGGAGGCTACAGCCTGTACTACTTCAACCGCAAGACCTTCTCCTTTGTCATGCCGTCGGTGGTGGAGGAGATTCCTCTGGACAAGGATGACTTGG GGCTCATCACCAGCAGCCAGTCAGCAGCCTATGCCATCAGCAAGTTCGTGAGCGGGGTGCTGTCTGACCAGATGAGTGCTCGCTGGCTCTTCTCTTCTGGGTTGCTCCTGGTTGGCCTGGTCAACATAGTCTTTTCCTGGAGCTCCACAGTGCCTGTCTTCGCTGCTCTCTGGTTCCTCAATGGCCTGGcacaggggctgggctggcccccatgtgGGAAGGTCCTGCGGAAG TGGTTTGAGCCATCTCAGTTTGGCACTTGGTGGGCCATCCTGTCAACCAGCATGAACCTGGCTGGAGGGCTGGGCCCTATCCTGGCAACCATCCTCGCCCAGAGCTATAGTTGGCGCAGCACGCTGGCCCTGTCTGGGGCACTGTGTGTGGttgtctccttcctctgtctcctcctcatcCACAATGAACCTGCTGATGTTGGACTCCGCAACCTGGACCCCACCCCCTCCAAGGGCAAGAAGG GCTCCTTGAAGGAGGAGAGTACCTTAAGGGAGCTGCTGCTGTCCCCCTACCTGTGGGTGCTCTCCACTGGCTACCTTGTGGTGTTTGGAGTAAAGACCTGCTGTACTGACTGGGGCCAGTTCTTCCTTATCCAGGAGAAAGGACAGTCAGCCCTTGTGG GTAGCTCCTACATGAGTGCCCTGGAGGTTGGTGGCCTCATAGGCAGCATCGCAGCTGGCTATCTGTCAGACCGGGCCATGGCAAAG GCAGGGCTATCGATCTATGGGAACCCTCGCCATGGACTGTTGCTGTTCATGATGGCTGGCATGACAGTGTCCATGTACCTCTTCCGGGTAACTGTGACCAGTGACTCTCCTAAG GATGTTGCTTTCTGGACTCCAGCTCTTCACCCTCTGGCTGAGCTCACAGGCTTTACAGAGCATGAG CTCTGGATCCTCGTGTTGGGAGCTGTGTTTGGTTTCTCCTCTTATGGTCCCATTGCCTTGTTTGGAGTTATAGCCAACGAGAGCGCCCCTCCCAACTTGTGTGGCACCTCCCATGCTGTTGTGGGGCTCATGGCCAATG TGGGCGGCTTTCTGGCTGGGTTGCCCTTCAGCACCATTGCCAAGCACTACAGCTGGAGCACAGCGTTCTGGGTAGCTGAAGTGATCTGTGCAGCTAGCACAGCTGCCTTCTTCCTCCTACGAAACATCCGCACCAAGATGGGCCGAGTGCCAAAGAAGGCTGAATGA
- the SLC37A4 gene encoding glucose-6-phosphate exchanger SLC37A4 isoform X2, which translates to MIKPRTLGTDSTPGPKRRRRRPRPSQRARACARRPRPVLVGLPPPFSRAEKPGARCPGPGKQGGSAPPLEVRRCTFPSAGRPSDRHRPCSPQPARREPTLNHRDTGFPRSVPRLNDCPEAQGYSYYRAVIFLAMFGGYSLYYFNRKTFSFVMPSVVEEIPLDKDDLGLITSSQSAAYAISKFVSGVLSDQMSARWLFSSGLLLVGLVNIVFSWSSTVPVFAALWFLNGLAQGLGWPPCGKVLRKWFEPSQFGTWWAILSTSMNLAGGLGPILATILAQSYSWRSTLALSGALCVVVSFLCLLLIHNEPADVGLRNLDPTPSKGKKGSLKEESTLRELLLSPYLWVLSTGYLVVFGVKTCCTDWGQFFLIQEKGQSALVGSSYMSALEVGGLIGSIAAGYLSDRAMAKAGLSIYGNPRHGLLLFMMAGMTVSMYLFRVTVTSDSPKLWILVLGAVFGFSSYGPIALFGVIANESAPPNLCGTSHAVVGLMANVGGFLAGLPFSTIAKHYSWSTAFWVAEVICAASTAAFFLLRNIRTKMGRVPKKAE; encoded by the exons ATGATTAAGCCCAGAACCTTGGGGACCGACTCGACTCCCGGGCCGAAAAGACGCCGGcggaggccccgccccagccAGCGAGCCCGCGCATgcgcccgccggccccgccccgtccTAGTCGGGCTCCCGCCTCCGTTCAG CCGAGCGGAAAAGCCGGGGGCACGTTGCCCGGGCCCTGGGAAGCAGGGCGGTTCGGCCCCGCCGCTTGAGGTCCGCCGGTGCACCTTCCCATCCGCAGGCCGTCCGTCCGACAGGCACCGACCCTGCAGCCCCCAGCCAGCCAGACGGGAGCCCACCCTGAATCACAGG GACACTGGGTTCCCTCGGAGCGTCCCCAGGCTTAATGATTGTCCAGAAG CCCAAGGCTACAGCTATTACCGCGCTGTGATCTTCTTGGCCATGTTTGGAGGCTACAGCCTGTACTACTTCAACCGCAAGACCTTCTCCTTTGTCATGCCGTCGGTGGTGGAGGAGATTCCTCTGGACAAGGATGACTTGG GGCTCATCACCAGCAGCCAGTCAGCAGCCTATGCCATCAGCAAGTTCGTGAGCGGGGTGCTGTCTGACCAGATGAGTGCTCGCTGGCTCTTCTCTTCTGGGTTGCTCCTGGTTGGCCTGGTCAACATAGTCTTTTCCTGGAGCTCCACAGTGCCTGTCTTCGCTGCTCTCTGGTTCCTCAATGGCCTGGcacaggggctgggctggcccccatgtgGGAAGGTCCTGCGGAAG TGGTTTGAGCCATCTCAGTTTGGCACTTGGTGGGCCATCCTGTCAACCAGCATGAACCTGGCTGGAGGGCTGGGCCCTATCCTGGCAACCATCCTCGCCCAGAGCTATAGTTGGCGCAGCACGCTGGCCCTGTCTGGGGCACTGTGTGTGGttgtctccttcctctgtctcctcctcatcCACAATGAACCTGCTGATGTTGGACTCCGCAACCTGGACCCCACCCCCTCCAAGGGCAAGAAGG GCTCCTTGAAGGAGGAGAGTACCTTAAGGGAGCTGCTGCTGTCCCCCTACCTGTGGGTGCTCTCCACTGGCTACCTTGTGGTGTTTGGAGTAAAGACCTGCTGTACTGACTGGGGCCAGTTCTTCCTTATCCAGGAGAAAGGACAGTCAGCCCTTGTGG GTAGCTCCTACATGAGTGCCCTGGAGGTTGGTGGCCTCATAGGCAGCATCGCAGCTGGCTATCTGTCAGACCGGGCCATGGCAAAG GCAGGGCTATCGATCTATGGGAACCCTCGCCATGGACTGTTGCTGTTCATGATGGCTGGCATGACAGTGTCCATGTACCTCTTCCGGGTAACTGTGACCAGTGACTCTCCTAAG CTCTGGATCCTCGTGTTGGGAGCTGTGTTTGGTTTCTCCTCTTATGGTCCCATTGCCTTGTTTGGAGTTATAGCCAACGAGAGCGCCCCTCCCAACTTGTGTGGCACCTCCCATGCTGTTGTGGGGCTCATGGCCAATG TGGGCGGCTTTCTGGCTGGGTTGCCCTTCAGCACCATTGCCAAGCACTACAGCTGGAGCACAGCGTTCTGGGTAGCTGAAGTGATCTGTGCAGCTAGCACAGCTGCCTTCTTCCTCCTACGAAACATCCGCACCAAGATGGGCCGAGTGCCAAAGAAGGCTGAATGA
- the SLC37A4 gene encoding glucose-6-phosphate exchanger SLC37A4 isoform X5 — MKEKDTGFPRSVPRLNDCPEAQGYSYYRAVIFLAMFGGYSLYYFNRKTFSFVMPSVVEEIPLDKDDLGLITSSQSAAYAISKFVSGVLSDQMSARWLFSSGLLLVGLVNIVFSWSSTVPVFAALWFLNGLAQGLGWPPCGKVLRKWFEPSQFGTWWAILSTSMNLAGGLGPILATILAQSYSWRSTLALSGALCVVVSFLCLLLIHNEPADVGLRNLDPTPSKGKKGSLKEESTLRELLLSPYLWVLSTGYLVVFGVKTCCTDWGQFFLIQEKGQSALVGSSYMSALEVGGLIGSIAAGYLSDRAMAKAGLSIYGNPRHGLLLFMMAGMTVSMYLFRVTVTSDSPKLWILVLGAVFGFSSYGPIALFGVIANESAPPNLCGTSHAVVGLMANVGGFLAGLPFSTIAKHYSWSTAFWVAEVICAASTAAFFLLRNIRTKMGRVPKKAE, encoded by the exons ATGAAAGAGAAG GACACTGGGTTCCCTCGGAGCGTCCCCAGGCTTAATGATTGTCCAGAAG CCCAAGGCTACAGCTATTACCGCGCTGTGATCTTCTTGGCCATGTTTGGAGGCTACAGCCTGTACTACTTCAACCGCAAGACCTTCTCCTTTGTCATGCCGTCGGTGGTGGAGGAGATTCCTCTGGACAAGGATGACTTGG GGCTCATCACCAGCAGCCAGTCAGCAGCCTATGCCATCAGCAAGTTCGTGAGCGGGGTGCTGTCTGACCAGATGAGTGCTCGCTGGCTCTTCTCTTCTGGGTTGCTCCTGGTTGGCCTGGTCAACATAGTCTTTTCCTGGAGCTCCACAGTGCCTGTCTTCGCTGCTCTCTGGTTCCTCAATGGCCTGGcacaggggctgggctggcccccatgtgGGAAGGTCCTGCGGAAG TGGTTTGAGCCATCTCAGTTTGGCACTTGGTGGGCCATCCTGTCAACCAGCATGAACCTGGCTGGAGGGCTGGGCCCTATCCTGGCAACCATCCTCGCCCAGAGCTATAGTTGGCGCAGCACGCTGGCCCTGTCTGGGGCACTGTGTGTGGttgtctccttcctctgtctcctcctcatcCACAATGAACCTGCTGATGTTGGACTCCGCAACCTGGACCCCACCCCCTCCAAGGGCAAGAAGG GCTCCTTGAAGGAGGAGAGTACCTTAAGGGAGCTGCTGCTGTCCCCCTACCTGTGGGTGCTCTCCACTGGCTACCTTGTGGTGTTTGGAGTAAAGACCTGCTGTACTGACTGGGGCCAGTTCTTCCTTATCCAGGAGAAAGGACAGTCAGCCCTTGTGG GTAGCTCCTACATGAGTGCCCTGGAGGTTGGTGGCCTCATAGGCAGCATCGCAGCTGGCTATCTGTCAGACCGGGCCATGGCAAAG GCAGGGCTATCGATCTATGGGAACCCTCGCCATGGACTGTTGCTGTTCATGATGGCTGGCATGACAGTGTCCATGTACCTCTTCCGGGTAACTGTGACCAGTGACTCTCCTAAG CTCTGGATCCTCGTGTTGGGAGCTGTGTTTGGTTTCTCCTCTTATGGTCCCATTGCCTTGTTTGGAGTTATAGCCAACGAGAGCGCCCCTCCCAACTTGTGTGGCACCTCCCATGCTGTTGTGGGGCTCATGGCCAATG TGGGCGGCTTTCTGGCTGGGTTGCCCTTCAGCACCATTGCCAAGCACTACAGCTGGAGCACAGCGTTCTGGGTAGCTGAAGTGATCTGTGCAGCTAGCACAGCTGCCTTCTTCCTCCTACGAAACATCCGCACCAAGATGGGCCGAGTGCCAAAGAAGGCTGAATGA
- the SLC37A4 gene encoding glucose-6-phosphate exchanger SLC37A4 isoform X1 — protein MIKPRTLGTDSTPGPKRRRRRPRPSQRARACARRPRPVLVGLPPPFSRAEKPGARCPGPGKQGGSAPPLEVRRCTFPSAGRPSDRHRPCSPQPARREPTLNHRDTGFPRSVPRLNDCPEAQGYSYYRAVIFLAMFGGYSLYYFNRKTFSFVMPSVVEEIPLDKDDLGLITSSQSAAYAISKFVSGVLSDQMSARWLFSSGLLLVGLVNIVFSWSSTVPVFAALWFLNGLAQGLGWPPCGKVLRKWFEPSQFGTWWAILSTSMNLAGGLGPILATILAQSYSWRSTLALSGALCVVVSFLCLLLIHNEPADVGLRNLDPTPSKGKKGSLKEESTLRELLLSPYLWVLSTGYLVVFGVKTCCTDWGQFFLIQEKGQSALVGSSYMSALEVGGLIGSIAAGYLSDRAMAKAGLSIYGNPRHGLLLFMMAGMTVSMYLFRVTVTSDSPKDVAFWTPALHPLAELTGFTEHELWILVLGAVFGFSSYGPIALFGVIANESAPPNLCGTSHAVVGLMANVGGFLAGLPFSTIAKHYSWSTAFWVAEVICAASTAAFFLLRNIRTKMGRVPKKAE, from the exons ATGATTAAGCCCAGAACCTTGGGGACCGACTCGACTCCCGGGCCGAAAAGACGCCGGcggaggccccgccccagccAGCGAGCCCGCGCATgcgcccgccggccccgccccgtccTAGTCGGGCTCCCGCCTCCGTTCAG CCGAGCGGAAAAGCCGGGGGCACGTTGCCCGGGCCCTGGGAAGCAGGGCGGTTCGGCCCCGCCGCTTGAGGTCCGCCGGTGCACCTTCCCATCCGCAGGCCGTCCGTCCGACAGGCACCGACCCTGCAGCCCCCAGCCAGCCAGACGGGAGCCCACCCTGAATCACAGG GACACTGGGTTCCCTCGGAGCGTCCCCAGGCTTAATGATTGTCCAGAAG CCCAAGGCTACAGCTATTACCGCGCTGTGATCTTCTTGGCCATGTTTGGAGGCTACAGCCTGTACTACTTCAACCGCAAGACCTTCTCCTTTGTCATGCCGTCGGTGGTGGAGGAGATTCCTCTGGACAAGGATGACTTGG GGCTCATCACCAGCAGCCAGTCAGCAGCCTATGCCATCAGCAAGTTCGTGAGCGGGGTGCTGTCTGACCAGATGAGTGCTCGCTGGCTCTTCTCTTCTGGGTTGCTCCTGGTTGGCCTGGTCAACATAGTCTTTTCCTGGAGCTCCACAGTGCCTGTCTTCGCTGCTCTCTGGTTCCTCAATGGCCTGGcacaggggctgggctggcccccatgtgGGAAGGTCCTGCGGAAG TGGTTTGAGCCATCTCAGTTTGGCACTTGGTGGGCCATCCTGTCAACCAGCATGAACCTGGCTGGAGGGCTGGGCCCTATCCTGGCAACCATCCTCGCCCAGAGCTATAGTTGGCGCAGCACGCTGGCCCTGTCTGGGGCACTGTGTGTGGttgtctccttcctctgtctcctcctcatcCACAATGAACCTGCTGATGTTGGACTCCGCAACCTGGACCCCACCCCCTCCAAGGGCAAGAAGG GCTCCTTGAAGGAGGAGAGTACCTTAAGGGAGCTGCTGCTGTCCCCCTACCTGTGGGTGCTCTCCACTGGCTACCTTGTGGTGTTTGGAGTAAAGACCTGCTGTACTGACTGGGGCCAGTTCTTCCTTATCCAGGAGAAAGGACAGTCAGCCCTTGTGG GTAGCTCCTACATGAGTGCCCTGGAGGTTGGTGGCCTCATAGGCAGCATCGCAGCTGGCTATCTGTCAGACCGGGCCATGGCAAAG GCAGGGCTATCGATCTATGGGAACCCTCGCCATGGACTGTTGCTGTTCATGATGGCTGGCATGACAGTGTCCATGTACCTCTTCCGGGTAACTGTGACCAGTGACTCTCCTAAG GATGTTGCTTTCTGGACTCCAGCTCTTCACCCTCTGGCTGAGCTCACAGGCTTTACAGAGCATGAG CTCTGGATCCTCGTGTTGGGAGCTGTGTTTGGTTTCTCCTCTTATGGTCCCATTGCCTTGTTTGGAGTTATAGCCAACGAGAGCGCCCCTCCCAACTTGTGTGGCACCTCCCATGCTGTTGTGGGGCTCATGGCCAATG TGGGCGGCTTTCTGGCTGGGTTGCCCTTCAGCACCATTGCCAAGCACTACAGCTGGAGCACAGCGTTCTGGGTAGCTGAAGTGATCTGTGCAGCTAGCACAGCTGCCTTCTTCCTCCTACGAAACATCCGCACCAAGATGGGCCGAGTGCCAAAGAAGGCTGAATGA
- the SLC37A4 gene encoding glucose-6-phosphate exchanger SLC37A4 isoform X3 gives MKEKDTGFPRSVPRLNDCPEAQGYSYYRAVIFLAMFGGYSLYYFNRKTFSFVMPSVVEEIPLDKDDLGLITSSQSAAYAISKFVSGVLSDQMSARWLFSSGLLLVGLVNIVFSWSSTVPVFAALWFLNGLAQGLGWPPCGKVLRKWFEPSQFGTWWAILSTSMNLAGGLGPILATILAQSYSWRSTLALSGALCVVVSFLCLLLIHNEPADVGLRNLDPTPSKGKKGSLKEESTLRELLLSPYLWVLSTGYLVVFGVKTCCTDWGQFFLIQEKGQSALVGSSYMSALEVGGLIGSIAAGYLSDRAMAKAGLSIYGNPRHGLLLFMMAGMTVSMYLFRVTVTSDSPKDVAFWTPALHPLAELTGFTEHELWILVLGAVFGFSSYGPIALFGVIANESAPPNLCGTSHAVVGLMANVGGFLAGLPFSTIAKHYSWSTAFWVAEVICAASTAAFFLLRNIRTKMGRVPKKAE, from the exons ATGAAAGAGAAG GACACTGGGTTCCCTCGGAGCGTCCCCAGGCTTAATGATTGTCCAGAAG CCCAAGGCTACAGCTATTACCGCGCTGTGATCTTCTTGGCCATGTTTGGAGGCTACAGCCTGTACTACTTCAACCGCAAGACCTTCTCCTTTGTCATGCCGTCGGTGGTGGAGGAGATTCCTCTGGACAAGGATGACTTGG GGCTCATCACCAGCAGCCAGTCAGCAGCCTATGCCATCAGCAAGTTCGTGAGCGGGGTGCTGTCTGACCAGATGAGTGCTCGCTGGCTCTTCTCTTCTGGGTTGCTCCTGGTTGGCCTGGTCAACATAGTCTTTTCCTGGAGCTCCACAGTGCCTGTCTTCGCTGCTCTCTGGTTCCTCAATGGCCTGGcacaggggctgggctggcccccatgtgGGAAGGTCCTGCGGAAG TGGTTTGAGCCATCTCAGTTTGGCACTTGGTGGGCCATCCTGTCAACCAGCATGAACCTGGCTGGAGGGCTGGGCCCTATCCTGGCAACCATCCTCGCCCAGAGCTATAGTTGGCGCAGCACGCTGGCCCTGTCTGGGGCACTGTGTGTGGttgtctccttcctctgtctcctcctcatcCACAATGAACCTGCTGATGTTGGACTCCGCAACCTGGACCCCACCCCCTCCAAGGGCAAGAAGG GCTCCTTGAAGGAGGAGAGTACCTTAAGGGAGCTGCTGCTGTCCCCCTACCTGTGGGTGCTCTCCACTGGCTACCTTGTGGTGTTTGGAGTAAAGACCTGCTGTACTGACTGGGGCCAGTTCTTCCTTATCCAGGAGAAAGGACAGTCAGCCCTTGTGG GTAGCTCCTACATGAGTGCCCTGGAGGTTGGTGGCCTCATAGGCAGCATCGCAGCTGGCTATCTGTCAGACCGGGCCATGGCAAAG GCAGGGCTATCGATCTATGGGAACCCTCGCCATGGACTGTTGCTGTTCATGATGGCTGGCATGACAGTGTCCATGTACCTCTTCCGGGTAACTGTGACCAGTGACTCTCCTAAG GATGTTGCTTTCTGGACTCCAGCTCTTCACCCTCTGGCTGAGCTCACAGGCTTTACAGAGCATGAG CTCTGGATCCTCGTGTTGGGAGCTGTGTTTGGTTTCTCCTCTTATGGTCCCATTGCCTTGTTTGGAGTTATAGCCAACGAGAGCGCCCCTCCCAACTTGTGTGGCACCTCCCATGCTGTTGTGGGGCTCATGGCCAATG TGGGCGGCTTTCTGGCTGGGTTGCCCTTCAGCACCATTGCCAAGCACTACAGCTGGAGCACAGCGTTCTGGGTAGCTGAAGTGATCTGTGCAGCTAGCACAGCTGCCTTCTTCCTCCTACGAAACATCCGCACCAAGATGGGCCGAGTGCCAAAGAAGGCTGAATGA